A genomic window from Microbacterium sp. H1-D42 includes:
- a CDS encoding cache domain-containing protein, producing the protein MTTTTTHPAAAARIVEDYFGSPIQQLLGWVDPCARQLADVLQAGALTRAKLDAIVEPYASQTLGLRDVPVYGAGFIATLDLLADAHSHLAWWQGDERRKLVLASQTVNKEYIDYSELEWYRVPMSTLLPHVAGPYVDYLCSDEYTITIAVPAIADGRALGVAGLDLLVAEVERELTPRFAALGLQVTLTNGVGRVVVSTDPRCATGDSVRGSRLADLPRIACEGVALDVIVESL; encoded by the coding sequence ATGACCACTACAACCACCCACCCCGCCGCGGCGGCGCGGATCGTCGAAGACTACTTCGGCTCCCCCATTCAGCAGCTGCTCGGCTGGGTCGATCCCTGCGCGCGGCAGCTGGCCGACGTGCTGCAGGCCGGCGCGCTCACTCGAGCGAAGCTCGACGCGATCGTCGAGCCGTACGCCTCACAGACGCTGGGACTGCGCGATGTGCCGGTCTACGGTGCGGGCTTCATCGCCACCCTCGATCTGCTCGCCGACGCGCACAGCCACCTCGCCTGGTGGCAGGGCGATGAGCGACGCAAACTGGTCCTGGCGTCGCAGACGGTGAACAAGGAGTACATCGACTACAGCGAGCTGGAGTGGTACCGGGTGCCGATGAGCACCCTCTTGCCGCACGTAGCGGGTCCCTACGTCGACTACCTCTGCAGCGATGAGTACACCATCACGATCGCCGTTCCCGCGATCGCCGACGGCCGGGCACTCGGCGTGGCAGGTCTCGATCTGCTCGTCGCCGAGGTCGAGCGCGAACTGACGCCGCGGTTCGCGGCACTGGGGCTGCAGGTGACGCTCACCAACGGAGTCGGGCGCGTCGTCGTCTCCACCGACCCACGGTGCGCCACCGGCGACTCGGTGCGCGGCAGTCGCCTGGCCGACCTGCCGAGGATCGCCTGCGAGGGCGTCGCGCTGGACGTGATCGTCGAGAGCCTGTGA
- a CDS encoding PrsW family intramembrane metalloprotease, with protein MSFGGEPRAGFASAFDRPSPQAPSTPPAPSPAPAMPALVLPVRKGRTVAVWVFGLLAFLLLALIAYFAEFIGAGASIVGLVLALIPLGIVLLGVRLIDRWEPEPKSLIVFALAWGAVVAVGLSLLVDLLLTLAVGQVGDVFGGVVQAPIVEETAKGLGVFLIFLIGRRAFDGPVDGVVYGALVGAGFAFTENIQYFGISLLTGGAEELTLTFILRGLVSPFAHAMFTALTGFAIGLAARRGASAAQALGSGALGLIGAIVLHAYWNGSSLLGDFFVLYITTQVPLFLGFILAIIALRREEVRLTQRRLSDYAAAGWFTPQEVTMLATPAGRKAGMRWASGLSGDRRRLMRSFIRDATELASVRQRAITRRDPYAGADEYALLMRTRQTRAQLLAY; from the coding sequence ATGAGCTTTGGAGGAGAGCCCCGTGCGGGCTTCGCATCGGCCTTCGATCGTCCGTCCCCTCAAGCCCCCTCCACGCCACCGGCGCCGTCACCTGCTCCGGCCATGCCGGCGCTGGTGCTGCCGGTGCGCAAGGGCAGGACGGTGGCGGTCTGGGTGTTCGGACTGCTCGCCTTCCTGCTCCTCGCGCTGATCGCGTACTTCGCCGAGTTCATCGGCGCCGGCGCCTCGATCGTCGGGCTCGTGCTCGCGTTGATCCCGCTCGGCATCGTGCTCCTCGGCGTGCGTCTGATCGACAGGTGGGAGCCAGAGCCGAAGAGCCTTATCGTCTTCGCACTCGCATGGGGCGCTGTGGTCGCGGTCGGTCTGAGTCTGCTGGTGGATCTGCTGCTGACGCTGGCCGTCGGGCAGGTCGGCGACGTGTTCGGCGGGGTCGTCCAGGCGCCGATCGTAGAGGAGACCGCCAAGGGCCTCGGCGTCTTCCTGATCTTCCTGATCGGTCGGCGCGCGTTCGACGGACCCGTCGACGGCGTGGTGTACGGCGCGCTGGTCGGCGCCGGCTTCGCCTTCACGGAGAACATCCAGTACTTCGGCATCAGTCTGCTCACCGGGGGTGCGGAAGAACTGACTCTCACCTTCATCCTGCGCGGACTGGTCTCCCCGTTCGCCCATGCCATGTTCACCGCCCTCACCGGCTTCGCGATCGGCCTGGCGGCGCGGCGCGGCGCCAGCGCCGCCCAGGCTCTCGGCTCGGGCGCGCTCGGCTTGATCGGTGCGATCGTGCTGCACGCCTACTGGAACGGCTCGTCACTGCTGGGCGATTTCTTCGTTCTCTACATCACCACGCAGGTGCCGCTGTTCCTCGGCTTCATCCTCGCCATCATCGCGTTGCGCCGTGAAGAGGTCAGGCTCACGCAGCGGCGGCTGAGCGACTACGCCGCGGCCGGATGGTTCACGCCGCAGGAGGTCACGATGCTGGCCACACCCGCCGGACGCAAGGCGGGGATGCGGTGGGCATCCGGCCTGAGCGGTGATCGTCGTCGGCTGATGCGCTCCTTCATCAGGGACGCGACCGAGCTGGCATCCGTGCGACAGCGCGCCATCACCCGGCGTGACCCCTACGCCGGCGCCGATGAGTACGCGCTGCTCATGCGCACTCGTCAGACGAGGGCGCAGCTGCTCGCGTACTGA